The DNA region CGCTCCGGCTACGTCATCGAGAAACTGCCGAAGTCCGAGGCGGAGGAGTTGGTCCTCGAAGAGGTGCCGGATATCAGCTACGACGACATCGGTGGGCTCTCGAAAGAGATCGAGCAGGTACGGGACGCGGTGGAACTGCCGTTCCTGCATCCGGAGCTCTTCCGGGAGCACAAGCTGAGCGCTCCCAAGGGCGTGCTCCTGTACGGCCCACCCGGCTGCGGGAAGACCCTGATCGCCAAGGCCGTGGCGAACTCCATCGCCAAGAAGCTCGGTCATCTGACCGGCAAGGAGGTTCGCAGCTTCTTCCTCCACGTCAAGGGACCGGAATTGCTCAATAAGTACGTCGGAGAGTCCGAGCGGCAGGTGCGGGAGGTGTTCAAGAAGGCGAAGGAGCGGGCGGCCGACGGCAACCCGGTCATCGTGTTTTTCGACGAGATGGACGCGCTCTTCCGCACCCGAGGCACCGGCATCTCCTCCGACATCGAGTCCACGATCGTCCCGCAGTTCCTCTCCGAGATCGACGGGGTCGAGCGGCTGCGCAACGTGATCGTGATCGGGGCCAGCAACCGGCAGGACCTGATCGACCCGGCCGTGCTCAGGGCCGGCCGGCTCGATGTGAAGATCAAGATCTCAAGGCCCGACGCGCCCGCCGCGAAGGAAATCTTCGCCAAGTACGTGACCCCCGACCTGCCGTTTGCCGCCGACGAGCTGGAGCGATTCACCGGCGATCGGGCGGCGCTCGTGGAGCGGCTGATCGCCGCGACCGTCGAGGCCATGTACGCGACGTCCGAGGAGAATAAGTTTCTCGAAGTGACCTACGCGAGCGGGGAAAAGGAAATCCTCTACTTCAAGGATTTCGCCAGCGGCGCCCTGATCGAAGGCATCGTGGCCCGGGCCAAGAAGTACGCGATCAAGCGCGTGCTGGCGACGGGCGAAAAGGGCGTCAAGACAGATGACCTGCTCCGGGCCATCCGTGAGGAGTTCAAGGAGCACGAGGACCTGCCGAACACCACCAACCCGGATGACTGGGCCAAGATTGCCGGGAAGAAGGGCGAGAAGATCGTCCACGTTCGAACCATTACGGCGGGCTCGGCCGAGTCGAGGCGGATCGAGACGATCAGTACCGGCCACTACTTCTGATTTCCACTCGGAATCGAGGGCACATGCTTTTGCCGCGCGTGTTGGGCACGGAAACCGAGTTTGGCATCGCCGCCCGCGACGCCGACGCGCTCGATCCGGTCTCGAACTCGCTCCAGCTCATCGGGCATTACCCCGCGTTGCCGGCTCCCCAAGCCATCTGGGACTATGAAAACGAGAACCCCCTGCTGGACGTCCGGGGGTTCGAAGTCGAGGGCGAGCGCGAGCGGCCGGGGCCCGATTACAACCGCCTCCTGAACAAGCTCCTCGCCAACGGCGCCCGTCTCTACGTGGACGGAGCCCATCCCGAATATTCCACGCCGGAGTGTACGAACGCTCGGGAGCTGGTGGCGTACGAGCGGGCCGGCGAGCGGATCCTGGCCGACTGCCTGCGGGCTCTGGCGAAAGCCCGTGGCGGGGAAAAGTTCCTCGTGTACAAGAACAACTCAGACGGCAAGGGGAACAGCTACGGGTACCACGAGAACTACCTGATCGCCCGGTCCGTGCCCTTCGATCGGATCGTGCAGGCGCTGGTGCCCTTCCTGGTCACCCGGCAGATTTATGCGGGGGCGGGGAAGGTCGGGGCGGAGAACCAGACGAGAACGACGGACTATCAGATTTCCCAGCGGGCGGACTTCTTCGAGTGTCTGGTGGACCTGAACACGATGGTCAAGCGGCCGATCATCAACACGCGCGACGAGCCGCATGCCGATCCGGCCAAGTACCGCCGGCTGCACGTGATCGTGGGCGATGCCAACATGGCGGAGCTTTCCACCTATTTGAAGGTCGGGACACTGGCCATCGTGCTCGAGATGCTCGAGGGGGGCGTCGAGTTCCCCCGACTGGAATTGGACGACCCCGTCCGGGCCATCAAGGAGGTCTCCCGCGACCTGGACATGAAGGGGAGCCTCAAGCTGGCGGATGGGCGGACGACCTCGGCGATCGGCATCCAGCGCGCTTACCTGAAGGCGGCGCTCGACTACTTCGCTTGCCACGAGCTGTCTCAGGTCACCAAGGACGTGCTCGTTCGTTGGGAGGAGGTGCTGGACAAGCTCGAGCGGGACCCCATGCAGCTCGGGCGCGAGCTCGACTGGGTCGCCAAACGGCAGATGATCCAGTCCTACATGGACCGAAAGGGATGCGGGTGGACCGATCCGCGGGTCCTGCTGTTGGATCTCCAGTATCACGACGTTCGGCCGGAGAAGGGCCTCTATTACACGCTGGAGCGAGGCAACCTGATCGACCGCTTGGTCCAGGACAGCGAGATCGTCAAGGCCGAACAGTCTCCGCCGACCGGGACCCGGGCCTATTTCCGCGGGTGCTGCCTCAGGAAGTTTCCTCGGCAGGTCTATGCCGCGAGCTGGACTTCGGTGCTCTTCGACGTCGGGAACACCACGATCAAGAAGATCCCGCTGATGGAGCCGTTGCGTGGGACGGAGTCGCTCACGCGAGAGCTGCTCGACGGGTCCGACTCGGCGGAGTCGCTGCTTGCCAAACTGACCGGCTGAGGGCCATCCGTTGAGCCGGCCAGCACGGGGGCTCGGGCCGTCGGGCCTCCGGATCAACCACGATTGCGTACAGGCGATGACAGGCTTTGAAGG from Nitrospirota bacterium includes:
- the dop gene encoding depupylase/deamidase Dop codes for the protein MLLPRVLGTETEFGIAARDADALDPVSNSLQLIGHYPALPAPQAIWDYENENPLLDVRGFEVEGERERPGPDYNRLLNKLLANGARLYVDGAHPEYSTPECTNARELVAYERAGERILADCLRALAKARGGEKFLVYKNNSDGKGNSYGYHENYLIARSVPFDRIVQALVPFLVTRQIYAGAGKVGAENQTRTTDYQISQRADFFECLVDLNTMVKRPIINTRDEPHADPAKYRRLHVIVGDANMAELSTYLKVGTLAIVLEMLEGGVEFPRLELDDPVRAIKEVSRDLDMKGSLKLADGRTTSAIGIQRAYLKAALDYFACHELSQVTKDVLVRWEEVLDKLERDPMQLGRELDWVAKRQMIQSYMDRKGCGWTDPRVLLLDLQYHDVRPEKGLYYTLERGNLIDRLVQDSEIVKAEQSPPTGTRAYFRGCCLRKFPRQVYAASWTSVLFDVGNTTIKKIPLMEPLRGTESLTRELLDGSDSAESLLAKLTG